In Toxotes jaculatrix isolate fToxJac2 chromosome 11, fToxJac2.pri, whole genome shotgun sequence, a single genomic region encodes these proteins:
- the LOC121189720 gene encoding 5-hydroxytryptamine receptor 7 → MVVVGASNGTFGSGNIRSSFMIEDRAGGGDPGGSTNMMISEALAPRLLKIAQGAAEAAAAAAAAATSPSTSSQPQVMETNGTRCGEQILSYGRVEKVLIGGVLTMLTLSTICGNLLVVISVCFVKKLRQPSNYLIVSLAVADLSVALAVMPFVSITDLIGGQWIFGQFFCNVFIAMDVMCCTASIMTLCVISIDRYLGITKPLTYPVRQNGCCMAKMVLSVWLLSASITLPPLFGWAQNVNDGRVCLISQDFGYTVYSTAVAFYIPMSVMLIMYYRIYRAAKLSAAKHTITGFPREGEHSVGAAPRGGRGGHEAHQPAESGETGSVEGTEAEQEEAEEEEESLDCVAAALKLQREVEEECSTRVSRLLKTGEHHQRRKRKNQSIFKREQKAAATLGIVVGAFTFCWLPFFLVSTARPFVCGVECSCVPLWLERTLLWLGYANSLINPFIYAFFNRDLRTTYSNLLRCRYRNINRKLSAAGMHEALKLVEKPDADV, encoded by the exons ATGGTTGTTGTGGGTGCGAGTAACGGAACCTTCGGTAGTGGCAACATTAGGTCGTCGTTTATGATAGAAGATAGAGCCGGTGGCGGAGATCCCGGGGGCTCCACCAACATGATGATCTCGGAGGCTCTTGCGCCCCGGCTGCTGAAGATTGCGCAGGGCGCCgcagaggctgcagcagcagcagcggcagcagcgaCTTCTCCGTCCACCTCCAGTCAACCGCAGGTAATGGAGACGAACGGGACCCGGTGCGGTGAGCAGATCCTGAGCTACGGCCGAGTGGAGAAAGTCCTGATTGGCGGGGTGCTCACCATGCTCACACTGTCAACCATCTGCGGGAACTTACTGGTGGTCATCTCCGTGTGCTTCGTCAAAAAGCTGCGCCAGCCGTCTAACTATCTGATCGTTTCTCTGGCCGTGGCGGACCTGTCGGTGGCTCTGGCCGTGATGCCGTTCGTGAGTATCACGGACCTGATTGGTGGTCAGTGGATATTCGGACAGTTCTTCTGTAACGTGTTCATCGCCATGGATGTGATGTGCTGCACCGCGTCCAtcatgactctgtgtgtgatcAGCATTGACAG GTATTTGGGTATCACAAAACCTCTGACCTATCCTGTGCGGCAGAATGGCTGTTGCATGGCCAAGATGGTTCTCTCAGTGtggctcctctctgcctccatcacCCTCCCCCCTCTGTTCGGCTGGGCGCAGAACGTCAATGACGGCAGGGTCTGCCTCATCAGTCAGGATTTCGGCTACACCGTCTACTCTACGGCCGTGGCATTCTACATCCCCATGTCAGTCATGTTGATCATGTACTACAGGATTTACCGAGCAGCCAAACTCAGTGCAGCCAAGCACACCATCACTGGCTTTCCCAGGGAAGGGGAGCACAGTGTAGGGGCGGCTCcaagaggggggagaggagggcaCGAGGCTCACCAGCCAGCAGAATCcggagaaacaggaagtgttgaaGGGACGGAGgctgagcaggaggaggctgaggaagaggaggagagcttGGACTGTGTCGCAGCAGCACTGAAGCTCCAGcgtgaggtggaggaggagtgcaGCACCCGTGTCTCCCGCCTCCTCAAGACCGGTGAGCACCACCAACGCCGGAAAAGGAAAAACCAGTCCATTTTCAAACGGGAACAGAAGGCTGCGGCCACTCTGGGCATTGTGGTCGGTGCCTTTACCTTCTGCTGGCTGCCTTTCTTCTTGGTGTCCACTGCCAGGCCATTTGTCTGCGGCGTGGAGTGCAGCTGCGTGCCGCTCTGGTTGGAGAGAACTCTGTTGTGGCTTGGGTATGCCAACTCCCTCATTAATCCCTTCATTTATGCATTTTTTAACCGTGATCTGAGGACCACCTACAGCAACCTCCTGCGGTGCCGCTACAGGAACATCAATCGGAAGCTGTCGGCAGCTGGCATGCACGAGGCTTTGAAACTGGTGGAGAAGCCAGACGCTGATGTGTAA